A stretch of DNA from Roseovarius sp. M141:
TGATTTCGGCTGCGACCACCGGCGCCGCCCTTTTGATGGCTGCAGATTTGCTAAGCCAGGCAGTGCCCTTCGGGCTTGTCTTGCCAGTGGGACTGACAACGGGGTTTCTTGGGGGGCTGTACCTGCTTGCCGTGATGACCCGGCAGCGCTAACCCGGCCCCGCCCCGATGCGCCGCTGCACTGCCGTGGATCATTTGCCGCCACGTAGGGACGGGGCTCTGTTACCCTTAACCGGGCATCATGCCGACGCGCATTGGGGGCTGTTGCCCGGGTCGGTCTTGGACTGCGCGATAAAAGGTGGACGCCGGGTTCGCCTGCATGATTTCATACGCGATCTGGCCCGGCGCCTTTTGGGGCCGCTGGGTCTGCGGCATCCGCCATAGACAGAAGAGCATCAAGCATACCGTGGGCGTCAAAGGCTGAAGCAAAACTTGCAGTGTTTCTACCCGGCGTCGTGATCACGACCTCGTCGAACGGTCACTTGCCATTATACTGGCCCGCGATCTGCAGCGGATATCGGCTGTGTACCCATGACCGAATTTCTTAACCCACAGCCGGACCGTCCGGGCGATCACATCCGGCGGGAAACGATGACGGCGACAAAGGAACGAGCGGCTGGATGTGATCCTGTAGGCCAATCGCATATCATCAGGGGCCGTGCATTACCTTTACGGGCCTCAACGCAGCAGAACCGACTGACAGGCCCTAATTATTTGAGGCCCGGTCAGGCGGCGTTGCCGTCATCTCCGCTTCAATTCGTTACTGAATTTCTTCGTCTTTCACGACAATCCAGTTTTTGTCGGCTGTCGGGTCTTGCCCAAGGGCTGTCTGCTCTGCCGCATATTTGGTCCACATTTCTTCGATCTGCACCATGTATTTATCTTTGCGGTCGACCCAGATTCGCACGCCGCCATTCACAACATCTGTGGAATGAAACAGCATGAAACTGTCATTTGCGGGAGTGTCACCGGCTACGATGATCGGCTTTTTCCACTGGTCCAGATACTCCAATATGGCGCCGGCCTTGCCGGACATCCATGTGGTGGGCGTCCACAGGTAGGGTGTCACAACCAGGTTTTTATTCCCTTGCTCATCATAATTGCCCTCACGTATCTGCTTGCGTGACGTGGTTACTTCGCCGGTTTCCGGGTCTTTCAAAAGCATCGAAACCCCCAGGACATTTTCTGGTTTGATATTATAACCATACTGAGGATCCGAGGCGACGGCGCGGACAGCTTCTTCGTTCGCGGCAGAAATGATGTACACTTCGATGCCATTTTCCATCAGGCGGTTCACCAGCTCGACCTGTCCCTGGTAAATTTCCGGCCGGTTGACTGTGCCTTCGACAACCTCATCGCCGTCATAATAGGTGATCGGGATTTCACCGTCATAAGCCATCAGCTCGTCCACATAACCTTCCAGCTCCCCCACGGTGAGACCGGAGAAGCTCTGCGCGACCCAAGGGTAACAGACCATGTCATCGACTTCGCACAAACGGTAGTAGTAGCTGTTCAGGCTTTCTTTGTGGTCCGCTGTATCCTTGAAAGGGATCACGACAAGCGAAGGATCAAGCGTTTCGCGGGTCAGGACGCCTTTCATCTCCAGGAATGGCAGGAGGGACTCGGTCAGATCGTAATGATACATGGTGTTATCCATGTCAAAAACGGCATAGGCCCCGGAATTTGCGTTGGCGTCGATCAGCGCATTCAGCTTCTCTGCCGCATCTGCGGGCCAAGTCAGCAGCTCTGTCGCGGACGCTGTAAAAGCGAAACAAGCGGCCAGACCAGTGGCCCCGATCAGGTTTCTAATTTTCATGTGGTGTTATCCCTTTTTCAGTTGAATAGCTCCGAGGTCTCCATGCGCTTCCTTGGCAGCGTGACACAAAAGTGAAAATTTGTCAGGAAACATAGCTTTCAGGTCGAAAGGCCCCAACCCGAACTCTATACGTAGGGCCCTGATGCATCAGTAGGGGCTGTCGACAGGACCCGCGGCCACATAGACTGATTTCAGCTGTGTGTAGTGATCAAGCGCGGCGGCCGAATTTTCGCGGCCAAAGCCCGAGGCCTTGACGCCACCAAAAGGCATCTGAACCGGCGTCTGATTGTAAGTGTTGATCCAACATGTGCCAGCCTCCAGTCGGTCGATGACACGGTGTGCCCGCGTTATGTCCTGGGTGAAAATGCCGGCGGCAAGGCCAAATTCGGTGGCATTGGCGCGTGCGACGACCTCATCTTCGCTGGCAAATTTCAACACACTCATAACGGGGCCGAAAATCTCTTCGCGGGCGATTCGCATGTCATCGGTGACACCGATGAAAACGGCGGGGCTGACAAAGAACCCGTCCGGCGCATCGCTGGGTGAAACGCGCACGCCTCCGGTTTGCAATGTAGCCCCTTCTGCCTTGCCGATCTCAATATAATCCAATGCGATCTGCATCTGTGCTTTGGTGACCATGGGACCATATTGCACATCGGGATTACGCGGATCACCGATGAGGATGCTTTCGGTGCGTTCGGTCAGGCGGGCGACAAACCGGTCATGAATTGCCTCATGCACGAACACGCGTGTGCCATTCGAACATATCTGGCCGGAGGAATAGAAATTCCCCAACATCGCCGCGCCTATGGCGCTTTCAATATCGGCATCTTCAAAGACAAGTATCGGA
This window harbors:
- a CDS encoding HAD family hydrolase, whose protein sequence is MKIRNLIGATGLAACFAFTASATELLTWPADAAEKLNALIDANANSGAYAVFDMDNTMYHYDLTESLLPFLEMKGVLTRETLDPSLVVIPFKDTADHKESLNSYYYRLCEVDDMVCYPWVAQSFSGLTVGELEGYVDELMAYDGEIPITYYDGDEVVEGTVNRPEIYQGQVELVNRLMENGIEVYIISAANEEAVRAVASDPQYGYNIKPENVLGVSMLLKDPETGEVTTSRKQIREGNYDEQGNKNLVVTPYLWTPTTWMSGKAGAILEYLDQWKKPIIVAGDTPANDSFMLFHSTDVVNGGVRIWVDRKDKYMVQIEEMWTKYAAEQTALGQDPTADKNWIVVKDEEIQ